Proteins encoded within one genomic window of Cucumis sativus cultivar 9930 chromosome 3, Cucumber_9930_V3, whole genome shotgun sequence:
- the LOC101205238 gene encoding cytochrome c oxidase copper chaperone 2: MGGLPVVNSSSAIALPESKLDQASTVIKSTPDGKPKKKICCACPDTKKLRDECIVEHGEEACGKWIEAHRKCLRAEGFNV, translated from the coding sequence ATGGGTGGTTTACCTGTTGTAAATTCTTCATCAGCCATAGCGTTGCCGGAATCGAAACTTGACCAAGCGTCAACAGTGATCAAGTCTACCCCAGAtggaaaaccaaaaaagaagataTGTTGTGCTTGTCCCGATACTAAGAAGCTTAGAGATGAGTGCATAGTGGAGCATGGTGAAGAAGCATGTGGAAAATGGATCGAGGCTCATCGTAAGTGTCTTCGGGCGGAAGGATTCAACGTCTGA
- the LOC101214367 gene encoding beta-glucuronosyltransferase GlcAT14A, with protein sequence MGAEKKWLFTLFSAVFLSLLLLLFSSISAFSSPRSIPSIVHHGAPYPPAFAYYISGGRGDKDRLFRLLLAVYHPRNRYLLHLAADASNEERLQLAVAVKSVPAIRAFENVDVVGKPNRISYMGSSNIATILHAASILLKLESGWDWFITLSARDYPLISQDDLSHVFSSVSRDLNFIDHTSDLGWKEGQRVHPIVVDPGLYLARRTQIFHATEKRPTPDAFKIFTGSPWFVLSRSFLEFCVLGWDNLPRVLLMYFNNIVLSEEGYFHSVICNSNEFKNKTVNSDLRFMIWDDPPKMEPVFLNVSNFNVMAESGAAFAREFHKDDSVLDMVDQELLKRGRNRLLPGAWCTGRKSWWMDPCSQWSDVNILKPGSQAKKFEESMKNLLDDWKTQSNQCQ encoded by the exons ATGGGAGCTGAGAAAAAATGGCTCTTCACCCTCTTCTCTGCcgttttcctttctcttctccttctcttgtTCTCTTCCATTTCTGCCTTCAGTTCTCCGCGATCCATTCCCTCAATAGTTCACCATGGAGCTCCATATCCTCCTGCTTTTGCCTATTACATTTCCGGTGGCCGCGGTGACAAGGACCGACTCTTCAGGCTGTTGCTTGCTGTCTACCACCCCAGAAACCGGTACCTTCTGCATCTTGCGGCAGATGCTTCCAACGAGGAGCGGCTGCAGCTAGCCGTAGCGGTGAAGTCGGTGCCAGCTATTCGTGCCTTTGAAAACGTTGACGTTGTTGGAAAGCCCAATCGAATCAGCTATATGGGGTCATCTAACATTGCCACGATTCTTCATGCTGCTTCGATTCTTCTGAAACTTGAGAGTGGTTGGGACTGGTTTATCACTTTGAGTGCCAGGGATTACCCGCTGATCAGTCAGGATG ATCTATCACATGTCTTCTCATCTGTTAGTAGGGATCTCAATTTCATAGATCACACGAGCGACCTTGGGTGGAAAGA AGGTCAGAGGGTTCATCCAATTGTAGTTGATCCAGGGTTGTATTTGGCAAGGAGAACTCAAATATTTCATGCTACTGAGAAGCGGCCAACACCTGATGCGTTCAAAATTTTCACGG GTTCCCCTTGGTTTGTCCTTAGTCGATCATTTCTTGAATTCTGTGTTCTTGGGTGGGATAACCTTCCTCGGGTGCTTCTTATGTATTTTAACAACATCGTATTATCAGAAGAAGGATACTTTCACTCTGTCATTTGCAATTCAAATGAGTTCAAGAACAAAACTGTTAATAGTGATCTAAGATTTATGATCTGGGATGATCCTCCAAAGATGGAACCGGTTTTCCTCAATGTATCAAACTTCAATGTCATGGCTGAAAGCGGAGCTGCATTTGCTCGAGAATTTCATAAAGATGACTCTGTGCTGGACATGGTCGATCAAGAACTCTTGAAGCGAGGTCGTAACCGACTTCTTCCTGGAGCATGGTGCACGGGTCGGAAGAGTTGGTGGATGGATCCCTGCTCACAATGGAGTGATGTCAATATCTTGAAGCCTGGATCTCAAGCTAAGAAGTTTGAAGAGTCCATGAAGAACCTTCTTGATGACTGGAAGACTCAATCGAATCAATGCCAATGA